The genome window ACTGCTTCTTTTGTCACAAATCGAGCCAGTGGATTTATTTGCTTGGCTTCTGAGTGTTGTGTTGCTATCATGGTGAGTGCGTCTGATTGAATGAGTACGTCTGATTGAATGAGTGCGTCTTGAATAAGTGCGTCTGATTTAAGTAGGTGTCTCTGATTCGATCGGAGTTTGTTTGAAAAAGCGATCGCCCTTTAGTTTCCAAGGCCACAGGGCGATCGCTCTTTAATCTTTAATTACTTTAAGGCAAATACTTGCCCTTTGTCAAGCATGGGATTGGTGAGGTTGCGAATTCGAGAGCTGGCTGCCGAAAATGGCTGGACTTTGACAGAGGTTGCCGATCGATCGGGAGTCCACTACAGCACGCTGAAAAATTACGCCCGATCGCCCGGATTAGCAACCGTTGACGTTACTTATCTGCAAAAATTAGCTCGAACTTTTGATGTGTTGATAGAAGACTTGTTTGAGGTTGTGGAAGAATAGGTTCCGTCGGCGTTTCCTCCGTCGGGGATCTAACCTTCATTTATATAAAATAATATAGGTGAGATTTCACCCTCATGTCAAGAGGCGAATTAATAAAATTACGAATTCGAGAGTTTGCTGCTAGGGAAGGTTGGACGCTCAAAGAAGTAGCCGATCGCTCCGGGGTATCCTACAACACTGTCAAAAGTTACGCCCGATCGCCCGGTATGACAATGGCTGACATCGGTGCTCTACTAAAATTGGCGCGGACGTTTGATGTGTCGATCGAACAATTGTTGGATTTTGTCGAATAAGTAGCAGATTACACTTAAAATAAATCAGTGCCAACCAATTTGACTAAAACAGGCGATCGACATTGGGGCATTTCGTAACAGATTTGAGAGTTGGCGGATGGGACAAAGCCAAGTCAGGAAGATTATATGGTATATTCTCAGCGGGAATTGTAGCTGTGCGATCGCACGCGATCGATATACAATTTGTAACGTTGAGCCTTATTGAAGTGCAGGAGTGGAGCTGGCTTGGATAACGCTAGTCTGTCGAGAAAAACCCCGCAAGCCTCGGAGCT of Microcoleus sp. bin38.metabat.b11b12b14.051 contains these proteins:
- a CDS encoding helix-turn-helix transcriptional regulator, with the protein product MGLVRLRIRELAAENGWTLTEVADRSGVHYSTLKNYARSPGLATVDVTYLQKLARTFDVLIEDLFEVVEE
- a CDS encoding helix-turn-helix transcriptional regulator, with product MSRGELIKLRIREFAAREGWTLKEVADRSGVSYNTVKSYARSPGMTMADIGALLKLARTFDVSIEQLLDFVE